The genome window GCAGAGCATGGCGATACAGGACAAATTCTAAAATCTATGACACCCGAGGAGGAAGAACAGATCAAGGAATATGTTGCCGCTCTTTATGATCAATTTGTCTCCTTGGTCGGAGAATACAGGGAAATGTCCTATGAAGAGGTTCATGACGTGGCACAGGGACGGATTTGGACAGGTGAACAAGCTAAAGAGAGAGGCCTTGTGGATTATAACGGCGGTCTGACCACAGCCTTTGAAGTAATTAGAGAGCTCATCCAAACCGACAAAGATTTCAGATTGATTGAAATCGTTCCAGGCCGCCGTCCCGGCTTCATGGAGCGCCTTGTGACAGACCCCTTTCTCTCCAGCATCAAGTCTGAGACCCCCATGCCTGAGGATCTTGAAAACATCTTGAAACTGTATAAGAGTTTAAGAAAATACAGAAATGGAGAAGGCCTGTATTTAATGCCCTATACAACGGAGGAACTGGGAGTTTTTTCCAAGGATGAATCCTGATTTTGCTCCTGGGGATAAGCCCCTAGGATCTCATCAATCAGCTCCAAAACCTTAAGCCCATCCCCGTAAGAAGATTCGCATTTTCTTCCGGGATTATTCAGTAACTCAATGGCATGATTCATCATGGATGAGAAATAAGCGGTTCGTCCCTTCCAACCGGAAGACGTACAGCTCAAAGAACGGAAACCCGTGTAATAAGGGGACTCCTGTGAAGACCATAACTCATACACACCATTACCGATTCTGATCCGCCCTTTTTCAAAACTCAGATCCAGTTCGAAAACAAGATGATCCCGTCCTCCCGACACATCCAATACGATAGGAACGCTTCCTCCCCGGGCCAGGACGATCAACTGCCCCCCCTTTCGGTATGGTTCTCCCTCGCTATGAAGGATTTCAAGGTTCTCATCGGTCAAAAATCGAAGGATATCCAACATGTGCGTGCCGTCATGATAGAGGATTTGCGAAACCGGTCTTGTTTTTCCCATATAGAGACGGGCATTAATGCTTAAAAGCTCTCCGAAAGCCTTATCCCGGATCAAACCGCGGACTTCCCGGTAATCTCTTGAAAAACGCCTCTCATGGTTGACCAGAACAACCGAGTCTGATGAATCTATAAGGGGCAGCAGAGCCCTGGCCTCTTCCAGAGAGTTGGACAGCGGTTTCTCACAAACAACCATAGGAACTCCTGCAGAGAGTGCCATTTTAAGAATTGGTATATGGCTATCTGTGATAGATGCAATGTGAAGGATATGCGGCTTTATTTCTTCTACCATCAATTCGGTATTGGCATAAACGGCACAATCGGGCAGAAGGCTCTTGAAGGCTATCCGCTTGTTTTCGTCCGGATCTGATCCTGCGACCAATTGTGCTGTTCGATTGTAATCTATGGCTCCCATATGACTGGCAGGCTTTTCTCTCAAGGGATCTGATTCAAGGGAAACGCCGATGCGTCCTAATCCGGCAATAGCACAGTGAACATCATTCTTGCTTGTCATAAATCCTCCGCTTAGAATCAATATCGGCATCTCAAGAGAATGTCTTCATCGGCCATTCACCAGAACAGACAAGAAACATTTCTTGACCCTTGGGTCTCTCCTCTCTATACTTCTACTCATGACATGGGAAAGAACTTTCGTACTTGTAAAACCCGACGGAGTCAAACGGGGACTCATAGGACAGATCCTGCATCGCTATGAACGTGCCGGTTTGGTACTGGTGGGTGCAAAACTCATCTCCACATCTCGGGAAAGAGCTGAGAAACACTATGAAGAGCATAAAGGTAAGAGTTTTTTTGAACCTTTAGTAGATTTGCTTCTATCGGGACCTTCAATGGCTCTTGCCTTAGAAGGCGCTCATGCCATAGAGGTTATCCGTAAAATAAATGGAGACACCGAACCCAGAACAGCTCAGCCCGGTACAATCCGCGGTGACTTTGCCCATATGGGCTACACCAGGAGTCCCGAACTGAAAGGCGTCATCAACAACCTCGTTCATGCTTCGGATTCTCCTGAAAGCGCCCTCAGGGAATTGACACTCTGGTTTGATGAGGCCGATTTCGTGGAACCTTATCCAACCTGTCTGGAAGGAATGATTTAATCCTCCCAGTTCAGAAAATTATTTGATACAAAGATCAACAAATTCAAATTTCAGTACATCAAAAAGGCCTTCATCCGTGAGCTTCAGCTCGGGGATGACAGGCAGTGCCATGAAAGCCAAAGTCATGAAGGGATCCACTTCCTTATTGACACCCAGGGTATGAACAGCCGTATTCAGGAGATCTTTTAATGAGGCACTGACTTCTTCGGCCGGTTTATCCGACATCAACCCGCCAATAGGCAGCGGCAACAGTCCCACCAGTTCTCCATTGGCAACAACAGAAATACCTCCACCTGAAGCCGCGAGGGAATTCACAGCCAGGGCCATGTCTTCATCACGATCTCCAACGACGATCAGGTTATGAGAATCGTGCCCAATGGAAGATGCAATCGCCCCGCCTTTCAAACGGTAGTTTTCGACAAGCCCCAGTCCAATGGTTCCCTTTCCTCCATGTCGTTCAATAACGGCTATCTTTAGAATATCCAGGTCTGGGTGTATTTTGAAAAGGCCATTTTCGTCCCGTTCAATCTTCCTCACGGCATTCTCAGTCACCAGAGAATGAGGGAGAATGCGGATCACCCTGGCTACATCGGTTTCCATGGGAAGAGAAAAATCCTCAGCCCTAATCTTGCGAACCTTAACGGTGTTGACCACTGCGTCTGTCACCCTGGAAGGCTGGGAAAAAAGGGCTTTTTCATCTTCGGCTACAAGCACACCTTTCTTGTACACCTGCTGAACATGAATGGACTTAAGATCATCCAATATAACGATATCCGCATCGTATCCAGGAGCCAGAGCTCCCTTGCCTTTAAGATGATAACACTCCGCCGGATTGAGGGTCGCCATCTGCACGGCCCAGACGGGGTCCATTCCAAGGTCTATTGCCTCACGAATGTTGTAGTTGATATGCCCGTCTTTCAATATATCTTCAGGTTGTTTATCGTCAGTACAAAAAGCACACCGCCTGAGATTATATAACTTGACACCATGTATTAGGTTTTTAAGATTTCTGGCAGCAGAACCTTCTCGAATCAGAACATACATACCCCGCCTGAGGCGGGACCGCATTTCTTCCGGGGTAGAACATTCATGATCGGTTCCCACTCCTGCTCCGATATAGGCATTCAGTTCCTTCCGGTCTACCATTGGCGCGTGCCCGTCTATAGGCATATTCCGATCCAAGGCCATCTGCATTTTCTCAAGAACGGCGGGATCACCTTCAATAAGCGATGGATAGTCCATCATTTCTCCTAAACCCAGGACTCGGGGTTCTCCTGCCAACTTGACGAGGTCAGAGGCCGACAATTTTGCTCCTGAATTTTCAAAAGGAGTGGCGGGAACACAGGACGGCAACATGAAGAGGCACTCCAGAGGGAGACCTTCGGAGGCATCCAGCATATAACGTATGCCCTCCAATCCTGCCACATTGGCAATCTCATGAGGATCAGCCACGACTGTGGTTGTACCACGGGGAACAACCAGAGAAGCAAAGTGCTCGGGAGTTGTCAGAGATGATTCAATATGAACATGAGCATCAATGAATCCAGGAGAGAGATAGGCTCCCTTTACATCGATCTCAACCACACCCTCATAGGCGCCGTATCCCAGTATTTTTCCATCCTTGACAGCCAGAGTATTCTCAATGATTTCTCCAGTGAATACATTAATGATTTTACCGTTTCGAAAGACAATATCTGCCTTTTTACGGCCAACCGCCGCATCAATAAAATTTTTTAAATCCATAAACTAGAACTCCTCCCCATGACAACCAAGACTTATATCCAGCAACAGAGTGGCAATGCTGAAATATATAATATCTTCATTATAGTACAAAAAAAATGATATTTTGGTCATAAATTAATAAATTGATTGCTCGATCAGTCAGGTTCATTCTATAATTATGAAGAATCATTTCATATGGCCCGCTCGGGCACAAACTAAAGGAGTTTTCATGGAAAAATTTTTCAAGTTGAAAGAGAATGGAACCACTGTAAGAACAGAAGTACTGGCAGGAATGACAACCTTTTTGACTATGGCTTACATCCTGATCGTTAACCCTCTGATTTTGTCAGATGCAGGGATGGATTTTGGTGCTGTATTTACAGCTACGGCCCTCTCTGCTGGTATTGCGACACTGGTTATGGCTCTTATTGCCAAACTCCCCTTTGCCCTCGCTCCAGGGATGGGACTCAACGCTTTCTTTGCATATGCAGTATGTCTGGGAATGGGATATTCATGGCAGTTTGCTCTGACCGCCGTATTCCTCGAAGGTATCATCTTCATCATCCTGACATTTCTCAATGTGCGGGAAGCCATCATTAACTGTATACCCAGCAATATCAAGAAAGCTATATCTGTAGGTATTGGTCTTTTTATAGCGTTTATTGGTTTGCAGAATGCCAAAATGATTGTCAACAATGATGCAACTCTCGTCGGTCTAGGATCTATCTCCAGTCCTGAGTTTACTCTGGCTGTCATTGGTCTAGTCATAACAGCCATCCTTTTGGCGTTTAAAGTCAAGGGAGCGCTGCTTATCGGAATCATCGCAGGAACCCTCGCGGGTTTTCCTCTGGGACTGACTTCAGCCCCCTCTGGAAGCTGGACACCTCCTTCATTGGCACCCATCCTCTTCAAGTTTGACTTTTCTCAGGTATTCTCACTGGATATGTTCATTGTTCTGTTTACTTTTCTTATGGTAGATATGTTCGATACAGTAGGAACCCTGATTGGTGTGTCTACAAAAGCCGGTCTTTTGACTAAGGATGGCAAGATTCCCAGAGTTAAGCAGGCACTTCTCGCAGATGCCATTGGTACAACCGTTGGAGCCTGCCTCGGAACGAGTACAGTTACGACTTATGTAGAATCTGCTGCCGGAGTCGAAGAAGGTGGAAAAACTGGTCTTACCGCCCTTACTGCGGCCATTCTTTTCTTCGCAGCTCTTTTTCTATCTCCTCTCTTCCTGATGATCCCCGGTGCCGCTACAGCTCCTGCCCTTATTCTGGTTGGTCTGTTTATGATCACTCCTGTTAAGGACATAGAACTCCACGACATGACAGAAGCTCTCCCGGCATTCCTGACTATATTCATGATGCCTCTTGCCTATAGTATTTCTGAAGGGATTGTATTTGGTATACTCTCTTATGTCATCCTCAAAGTATGCACAGGAAAATCAAAAGACATCCCCTTACTGACATATATCATCGCCGCTATTTTCCTCTTAAAGTTCTTTATCTAAACCTCAGGAATCTGTTAAGATGATATGGCCCTGGTATTTGACACCAGGGCCTTTTTTACGCAAGGGGAACTCATGAGTACAAGGGCCATTTTCTTTGATGCCGACGGCACTCTTCTCGATTTCAATAAGGCCGAAAAGGAAGCTTTGATCAAACTCAATAAATGGATGTCTACCGGTCATTCCTTAAGTGACTTCACACGGACATATCATGAAGTAAATACAAAGATGTGGATGGAATTGGAAGAAGGCCAGATCACTGCGGAAGAGTTGAAAACCCAACGGTTTTACCGCTTTGCCAAGATCATGAATTCGAATCGGGATGCACAGGAACTCTCTGACTTCTATTTGGCAGCTCTGGGTGAAGGTCATTTCTACCTGAAGGATGCACCAGAGCTCCTGCACACCTTAGGCAACCGTTACCCCCTGGTTATGGTAACAAACGGACTCAGCCTTGTTCAGCAAGCCAGATTCAAGGCACTTGAATTCGATAAGATATTTCATAAAATTCTGATTTCTGAAGAAGTAGGATCGGCAAAACCAGAGACTGAGATGTTCAAACGGGGGGCAGAAGCCATCGGAATGCCTCTTGGTTCTGAGATTCTCATGGTGGGGGACAGCCTGACCTCGGATATAGCCGGCGGTATAGCCGCGGGAATCAGCACTTGCTGGTTTAATCCTGATAGATGGGAGAACGCGTCTCCTTTTAAACCGGATTATGAGATTTCTAATTTGATGGAGCTTTTAGAGGTTCTGGAATCTTAAACGCAGGCAACCGAAAGACTATCCAGATAAGAGATGGTTACCTCAACCGCTCCTTCTGGTTCGAATTTTTCTATCATGGCAATCTGAAAAGCGAAGGCTTCAATAAGACTGAACAACTGGTATGCCGTCTCTTTGGCGGGAACTTTTCGGAATTCCCCCTTCTGAATGCCCTGTCGTATCAACTTTGAAAAAAGATAGATCAAACCTACCGTTCTTTTCTCGATATCTCTGGAATAGTCTTTTCCCTGTCTCTTCATCTGAAATAGAAAATCCGCCAGACAAGAAAAAAAGTCTCTCTTTCTATAACACTTTTCAATGATGTCTCTGCAAATGAATTTTAGTTTGATCATCTCACTCTGACCATCATCCGTAAAAAGATCCTTGTAGTCCCGGAACATTCCTTCGGTCATCTGCTTCACGGCATAATAAAAGATTTCTTCCTTATCCTTAAAGTAGAGGTAGAGCGTCGGCCTGGAAATCCCGCAGCGATCCGCAATGTAAGAAAGGTTTGTATCCTGGTAACCTTTCTGAGCAAATATGACGAAAGCCCGTTTAAGAATTTCCTGTTTTCTTTTATCATGATCAATAATCTTAGGCATATAGTTAAATTATAGACTGTCAAAGTTAATTTGACTATGACGCTCTTCAAGTTTTTGTCCGGAATAAGGAAAGTTAATCAAAATATTTTTACTTTTTCACTAAGAGCCTCTCAGGAATAAAATCAAGAACATTTCCAAAATTGATATTCTTTAGAATCAGGCTGATCTATAATAGGCTAAGTTTAAAAGGGAGAATGACTCATGGACAAAAAAAACTGGCTGCTCCTCTTGCTCCTCTCCATCCTTTGGGGAGGGTCCTATTTCTTTGTCGCCATAGCCCTCACCGGACTGCCTATATTTACGATCGTCTTCCTCAGAGTATTCAATGGTGCAGCCCTTCTTGTTCTGTTCATTTTCCTAACAGGTAGAAAGCTTCCCGGAAATGGAAGAACATGGCTCACCCTCTTTATCATGGGATTCTTCAACAATGCCATCCCCTTCACCATGATTGTGAGCGGCCAACAGTATGTCAGCAGTGGTTTTGCCTCCATCCTGATTGCCATCACACCATTCTTAACAGTGATCACAGCCCATCTCCTAACAAAAGATGAAAAGATTTCCAGCGGGAAAATTGTAGGTATTTTTTTAGGAATACTGGGAGTCTTCATACTCATTGGCTTTGAGTCCATGCAATGGGGATCAAAGGAACTCCTGGGTAGTATTTTTGTTCTCACAGCAACCGTATCCTATTCGATTGCCAGTGTCTGGGGAAAAAAGTTTAAATCTTTAAATATGGATCCCGTTGCTACGGCAGCCGGTCAGTTGATCTGTTCGTCCTTAATTCTGCTGCCCCTCATGCTGATCAGTGACAAACCATGGCAGCTCCCCCTCCCCAACATTGAAGTTTGGGGTGCAATTGCGGGGATTGCTCTGTTTTCTACGGCTGTGGCATACATTGTGTATTTTCAAATACTCAGGAATTCCGGTGCTACCAATGTTATGTTAGTCACATTTCTAATTCCTATCATTGCCGTGATAATGGGCGTTATATTTTTATCTGAGAATTTCAAGATCCAATACCTTTACGGCATGATTATGATCGGCCTGGGTCTGGTCGCCATTGATGGACGCCTGTTTCAGAAAATAAAGGGTGACAACCAGGTCGGATCTTAAAGAAATGACTTTTCTTTTAAGTATTATGCCCCCCGGGACTCCT of Oceanispirochaeta crateris contains these proteins:
- a CDS encoding Gfo/Idh/MocA family protein — encoded protein: MTSKNDVHCAIAGLGRIGVSLESDPLREKPASHMGAIDYNRTAQLVAGSDPDENKRIAFKSLLPDCAVYANTELMVEEIKPHILHIASITDSHIPILKMALSAGVPMVVCEKPLSNSLEEARALLPLIDSSDSVVLVNHERRFSRDYREVRGLIRDKAFGELLSINARLYMGKTRPVSQILYHDGTHMLDILRFLTDENLEILHSEGEPYRKGGQLIVLARGGSVPIVLDVSGGRDHLVFELDLSFEKGRIRIGNGVYELWSSQESPYYTGFRSLSCTSSGWKGRTAYFSSMMNHAIELLNNPGRKCESSYGDGLKVLELIDEILGAYPQEQNQDSSLEKTPSSSVV
- the ndk gene encoding nucleoside-diphosphate kinase, whose product is MTWERTFVLVKPDGVKRGLIGQILHRYERAGLVLVGAKLISTSRERAEKHYEEHKGKSFFEPLVDLLLSGPSMALALEGAHAIEVIRKINGDTEPRTAQPGTIRGDFAHMGYTRSPELKGVINNLVHASDSPESALRELTLWFDEADFVEPYPTCLEGMI
- the ade gene encoding adenine deaminase translates to MDLKNFIDAAVGRKKADIVFRNGKIINVFTGEIIENTLAVKDGKILGYGAYEGVVEIDVKGAYLSPGFIDAHVHIESSLTTPEHFASLVVPRGTTTVVADPHEIANVAGLEGIRYMLDASEGLPLECLFMLPSCVPATPFENSGAKLSASDLVKLAGEPRVLGLGEMMDYPSLIEGDPAVLEKMQMALDRNMPIDGHAPMVDRKELNAYIGAGVGTDHECSTPEEMRSRLRRGMYVLIREGSAARNLKNLIHGVKLYNLRRCAFCTDDKQPEDILKDGHINYNIREAIDLGMDPVWAVQMATLNPAECYHLKGKGALAPGYDADIVILDDLKSIHVQQVYKKGVLVAEDEKALFSQPSRVTDAVVNTVKVRKIRAEDFSLPMETDVARVIRILPHSLVTENAVRKIERDENGLFKIHPDLDILKIAVIERHGGKGTIGLGLVENYRLKGGAIASSIGHDSHNLIVVGDRDEDMALAVNSLAASGGGISVVANGELVGLLPLPIGGLMSDKPAEEVSASLKDLLNTAVHTLGVNKEVDPFMTLAFMALPVIPELKLTDEGLFDVLKFEFVDLCIK
- a CDS encoding NCS2 family permease — translated: MEKFFKLKENGTTVRTEVLAGMTTFLTMAYILIVNPLILSDAGMDFGAVFTATALSAGIATLVMALIAKLPFALAPGMGLNAFFAYAVCLGMGYSWQFALTAVFLEGIIFIILTFLNVREAIINCIPSNIKKAISVGIGLFIAFIGLQNAKMIVNNDATLVGLGSISSPEFTLAVIGLVITAILLAFKVKGALLIGIIAGTLAGFPLGLTSAPSGSWTPPSLAPILFKFDFSQVFSLDMFIVLFTFLMVDMFDTVGTLIGVSTKAGLLTKDGKIPRVKQALLADAIGTTVGACLGTSTVTTYVESAAGVEEGGKTGLTALTAAILFFAALFLSPLFLMIPGAATAPALILVGLFMITPVKDIELHDMTEALPAFLTIFMMPLAYSISEGIVFGILSYVILKVCTGKSKDIPLLTYIIAAIFLLKFFI
- a CDS encoding YjjG family noncanonical pyrimidine nucleotidase — translated: MALVFDTRAFFTQGELMSTRAIFFDADGTLLDFNKAEKEALIKLNKWMSTGHSLSDFTRTYHEVNTKMWMELEEGQITAEELKTQRFYRFAKIMNSNRDAQELSDFYLAALGEGHFYLKDAPELLHTLGNRYPLVMVTNGLSLVQQARFKALEFDKIFHKILISEEVGSAKPETEMFKRGAEAIGMPLGSEILMVGDSLTSDIAGGIAAGISTCWFNPDRWENASPFKPDYEISNLMELLEVLES
- a CDS encoding TetR/AcrR family transcriptional regulator → MPKIIDHDKRKQEILKRAFVIFAQKGYQDTNLSYIADRCGISRPTLYLYFKDKEEIFYYAVKQMTEGMFRDYKDLFTDDGQSEMIKLKFICRDIIEKCYRKRDFFSCLADFLFQMKRQGKDYSRDIEKRTVGLIYLFSKLIRQGIQKGEFRKVPAKETAYQLFSLIEAFAFQIAMIEKFEPEGAVEVTISYLDSLSVACV
- a CDS encoding DMT family transporter, with product MDKKNWLLLLLLSILWGGSYFFVAIALTGLPIFTIVFLRVFNGAALLVLFIFLTGRKLPGNGRTWLTLFIMGFFNNAIPFTMIVSGQQYVSSGFASILIAITPFLTVITAHLLTKDEKISSGKIVGIFLGILGVFILIGFESMQWGSKELLGSIFVLTATVSYSIASVWGKKFKSLNMDPVATAAGQLICSSLILLPLMLISDKPWQLPLPNIEVWGAIAGIALFSTAVAYIVYFQILRNSGATNVMLVTFLIPIIAVIMGVIFLSENFKIQYLYGMIMIGLGLVAIDGRLFQKIKGDNQVGS